The Podarcis raffonei isolate rPodRaf1 chromosome 7, rPodRaf1.pri, whole genome shotgun sequence nucleotide sequence acttgagaagatccattttggggcactgaattttgacctcacacagggcaccataataataataataataataataataataataataataaattttatttataccctgccttcccagttcaaaaaccgggctcagggtggctaacaacaaaattaaaacacttaattgtaaaaacagcataaaatacagtataaaaacatgaataacaataaaattcaaaattcagaaataaaTTTAGAGGGAAATAAATTTAgggggtaaaagcctcagcgcctagggcttgccgatcgaaaggtcggcggttcgaatccccacggcggggtgcgctcccgctgctcggtcccagcgctgccaacctagcagttcgaaagcacccccgggtgcaagtagataaatagggaccgcttaccagcgggaaggtaaacggcgttccgtgtgctgcgctggctcgccagatgcagctttgtcacgctggccacgtgacccggaagtgtcttcggacagcgctggcccccggcctcttgagtgagatgggcgcacaaccccagagtctgtcaagactggcccgtacgggcaggggtacctttacctttaaacattagataatccccagggctagctggctgaattggtcctacttgggccagcgaggaggccaggggagaattagctgtggggtctcagagcgagtaatcttcataaaaggggagggggagggaagagaagggaaataaaagatcaggctgaattcaaattaaaggccaggcggaagagctctgtcttacaggcccaacggaaggaggttaaatcctgaagggccctagtctcatgggacagagtgttccaccaggtcggagccatcactgagaaggccctggccctggtggataatagtctgacttccttagggcccaggacctctaaactatggttattcatggaccttaaggtcctctgtggggcataccaggagaggtggtcccgtaaatacgagggccctaagccacattACAAAAGATTACCCAAGCCCACCCCTGCCTTCTCCTCTACTGTGCACCTgctgccacccacccactgctGTGCCCCCACCTAGCAGCAGGCACACAGCAGGTGGCAGCAGGTGGGTGCATGGTGGCAGGTGTCCGTATTGCAGAGGAAGAGGCAGTGGAGCCCACAAGTGTCTGCTGCCCCTCCCAGTTGTCCCAGTTTTCCCCTCGCCTCATGATTGGGCCAGCCCTGCGTCCAACACCATGCCTGAGAGATGCCTTCTTAAGCTCCATCAGGGAGGCtgctcagtgtggacaatacaccAATAGCACCTCCAATCTGCCCCATGGACCTAATGAGATGTCTTTTAGACCACAGTGCACTGGTAGCTGCTACCCCCTGGACCAGTTGGGGTGACCAGTGGACagggaggaatcatagaattgtacagatGGAAGAgggaccaaagggtcatctagtccaaccccctgcaatgcgggattTTTTTGCCCAACGGGGgggtcaaacccacaaccctgagattaagaatctcatggagagctcaggtggtagagcatgagactcttaatctcagggctgtgggttcaaatccctcattgggcaaaagattcctgcattgcagggggttagaatagatgacccttgtggtcccctccatctatgattctatgcttgaCTGAGCTACCCCAGAAGTTACTTGTAAGGAAGGCCAACAGAGTCACATGGATGGGGCCAAGTtgttttgctttcccccctcatCCTCCTTGCTTGCAAAGGTGTGGACACAAAAGCATTGCAGTTGCATGAAGTACATAaagtacataaaggtaaagggtaaagggacccctgaccattagtgactgactctggggttgcggcgctcatctcactttattggccgagggagccggcgtacagcttccaggtcatgtggccagcaggactaagccgcttctggcaaaccagagcagcgcacggaaacgccgtttaccttcccaccggagcggtacctattgatctacttgtactttgacgtgctttcaaactgctaggttggcaggaacagggaccgagcaacgggagctcaccctgtcacggggatttgaaccgccgaccttctgattggcaagtcctaggctctgtggtttaacccacagcaccacagcaccacccgcatcccttcataaAGTACATAGTACCTAACTAAAACAAAAAGCGTCTGACTTTGGTTTAGAAGGGGTCCCTGACTCCCTGCTGTGAAAATTTCTAATGTGAGTAACTGTCACTATAGCCATGCATTACTCTGAAATAAGCCGCATTAAATGCCATAGGGAATACTCCCAGTTAGGACTGGAGCCTGAATTGGTTAGTCTTAAAGGTGCCACAAAGAACTTCAATAGACCTTACAACTCCCAGGAAGTAGGGTTCGGATTGCAGTTTATCCTGTAACTCTAAacccatttacttgggagtaatccTTTCCCTATTGACTTCAACGGACTTTACCTCTGAATAGAATCACGGTTAGGATTAAGCAGTTAGTTGTCAAATGCTCTTCTACCGCTGGTGACCTGTTTAAAAGGGAATCCTACAGGCTGACAAAGCTTCTGTTATCTAGGGCTGAAACTGGATTAACTGTCCAATTCCTAGCGCAAAGCACAATTCCTGACAGGGGGGAGGTTTAATCCACTTGGAGACACTCACATGAAGGTTGTGCTTGTGTTTATTAAGGCTGCAGTCATAACAGCTGCTGCCCCCATGGGCTGGAGTGGGTTTATCCCGCAGTTAAGTGCATAGGTGTTATGtaccgggccagaattcgccggctacacaacccgcaaacatgaactgtcggcccacaaggggtgcctgttatggggtagcagggtcgttgttccccagcccctccgcaaaagggtcctcacagccctacacgagacacacccaggggtagtaagaatgaaggcccttgccaggagttatgtgtggtggccggggatcgacggagagatagaggcctgggtcaaacactgccaggcctgccaagaatcccgcccagatcccccaagggccccagtccagtcctgggagtccgcccgagcaccatggtcacgcctgcatgtggacttcgctggcccctttcaggggaaaacattcttcatagtggtggactcctacaccaaatggctggaagtcgcactggtaccgtccacttctacatccgcagccatccgggtactacgcaggctgtttgcaacccacgggctccctgacactctcgtctcagacaacgggactgcatttacgtcaggagaattccaaaccttcacagcgcagaatgccatccgccacatccgttcggcgccattccaccctgccaccaatggccaagcagaacgcatggtgcggaccaccaaggacacccttcgccgcatgacgcaaggggattgggagtaccgccttgccacattccttctagcacagcacagcacccccagctcaacgactggccggagccccgctgaactactcaTGGgttggcgccttgcaatcagattggaccgccttcaccccgatagagctcaggatgaggtagtggtgggggaaggcaggaacccccggaccttcgaggcccaggacccagtgtacgcaaagaattttggggcaggccctgcatgggtacccgccacagtcaccagggtcactggccccgtgtcgtatgaggtgctaacagatggggggcaatgctggcgccgccactgcgaccagatacggcgacgattcctgggagaaaaccaggaggaggaggacaggtcagaggagtcccaagggaacagtggggcagtgaggcccatagagcagcaggggcaagcaggagaggcagaatcagtaaatacagagaggacctgtgaggccgaaaggacaccggaaccagaaccacgactgagcgagccggttgcgccagaccaaacagccccatcacagccagcatccttggaacacgagccagaacctgaaccccggaccagggaacaccccaggccgcaacgcacacgtaggccgccggcgtacctcgcggactatgaatgcgacctcccgggcaggactggaacttagaggggaggggtgttatgtactgagttgaataggatccaaactgcagcagtctgattggtcctagaacaataggatccaaaaggcagcagtatgattggtcctagaacaataggatccaaaagacagcagtctgattggtcctagaacaataggattcagaatgcagcagtctgattggtcctagaacaatgcagcagtatgattggttggcaggaacgacccaatcatgctccagatagaagtgaatccacaacctgattggcttacagtggaattccggaattagccaatcatgtgcagcccattgtgtaaataatgtatataaagcagatgctttgaggggactttcattcattcctcctcaccactatgagctgaataaagagcatgaaatcactttgcgactctgagtatatttcaataggcctacacatatctactcagaagtaagcttacTCCATGATAAGTCTGTAGGCTGCTTGAAGCCTAACTTACGGTAGTTTTTTAAAACAGTACTCTGGACTTATTTTAAATAATCAAATGAATGCCACTCCTCCCTTCTTCAGCTAGCGCCCCCCACATCACAATGCAAGCTTCTCCAGTCTCCAGAATTACGGTAACTATTGCTTTCTGTTGCCCCCCCTCCAGCAATGAGATAAAGAAAAATACCCATCCCCTCTCAGCCAGATCCCTTTGCCATAACAAGACTCTCACAAGGGAACCAACACTCCCTGCATTTCCTAAGAAATGGCTGGCTCCTGAAGCATTGCAGTTCATGGATTTAAAAGGGACTGGTGACCTTTTCCTTCCAAATCATAAGGAGGACTTTGGATGGCAGCTTCAccgtttccttcatttggtgcagagATTTTATTTTCCACATTAAAAGGACCatgagcgtagccaggatttttgtttgaGGGGGGGCCCAGCCCTTTTGTTGTCGGGGAGAAtatcagtttgctatgtatttttattgatgggggtaGCTGCTCTTTCCTGTTCCCATTTGGCACTACGCCCACGAACAGGACTCCGTTTTTGCACCTAAACAGAGACACCACTCCccgaaacataaaggtaaagggacccctgaccattaagtccagttgcggacgacttgggttgtggtgctcatctcgctttatcggctgagggagatggcgtacagcttccaggtcatgtggccagcatgactaagccacttctggcagaccagagcagcgcacagaaacgccgtttcccttcccgccggagcagtacctatttatctacttgcactttgacgtgctttcaaactgctaggtcggcaagagctgggaccgagcaatgggagctcaccccattgcggggaggaaaaaggaaaactgttatgtactgagttgaataggatccaaaaggcagcagtctgattggtcctagaacaaagcagcagtatgattggttggcaggaactacccaatcatgctccagatagaagtgaatccacaacctgattggcttacagtagaattccggaattagccaatcatgtgcagcccattgtgtaaataatgtatataaagcagatactttgaggggactttcattcattcctcctcaccactatgagctgaataaagagcatgaaatcacttcgcgactctgagtatatttcaaaaactgtccccctttttctccttctctgtctTTCTTCTTGTTATCTCCTGTGGGTGGCAGAGGATTCCACATTCTGTTTATTCTGTTTGCATATTTTGGGTAGCtgttttggtttgctttttgCTTAGATTAGTCTTCTATATATTACTGAATTATGAAAAACATCCATAAAAATCTTACATCGAACTGAAAAGCCCGtgtttctccctctgaccaccccAGGGGAGTCCAAGCCTCGTGGCTGCAGCAAAAAACCCCGAGTTTCTGAAGCCGAACCAAAACTGTCATAAGACACGCGCTGCGCGCTCTTTGCCCCTCTCGCGGCGCGGAACGGCGAGCTCCGAATGGAACCGGAAATCGCGGCGGTCAGGAGAGCGTCCAGGGCCTTTGCCTCTTTAAGCCGCGGCCGAAAGAGCGCTCGGAAGGCGCCGAGCCGCTGGGCATGCGCAGGAGGCCGCGCATGCGCCTTGGGGTCCCAGGGGGCGCTGAGGGGAAGGCCGAGTCCGCCAGGCATGTCGACGGTGTCCAAGGCGGTTCTGGCGGCCTCCGTCGCGGTCTCGGGCGCCGTCGTCGCGGGCGTCCACCTCCAGCAGAGCCGCGTCAGGGAGGTaggcctctccctccccccccttgcaGGCGGGAGCATAGGCAGCGGGCACGCGCCCTCTCCCAAATTTACACGGGTTCAGcgctcccccccccagaaaagatgtttaggggtgctctcattttgactcaagaaaatcaccattgtaCAGTTCAAGTCGGGggaaataaatggacaaaagtacaaagaacatgcatcattacctcatacagtggtacctcgggttacatacgcttcaggttacagactctgctaacccagaaataatacctcgggttaagaactttgcttcaggatgagaacagaaattgtgttccagctgcgcggcagcagcaggaggccccattagctaaagtggtgcttcaggttaacagtttcaggttaagaacggacctccggaacaaattaagtacttaacccgaggtaccactgtattacacagCTGACGGCTCACagtaattttcctactcatattgaaatgctgcccctcaatgaggccaaacttccaTCAGTAAAACTCCACGCATCCACATTCTACACCCGTCGGGGGTTAGCAACAGATTTACTGcactagagaagaaactaaaaatttaccgtatttttcgctctataacacgcacccgaccataacacgcacatagtttttagaggaggaaaatccgtaggcatgccacccgtaggcattccctccataacatgcacagacatttccccttactttctaggaggaaaaaagtgagcgttatggtgcaaaaaatacggtaatatttttAGTTTACTCTCCCGTTAGAttgacaaaatgtttaggggtatgcttacccctgtgtctccccagaaaaaagcactgcacggGTTCAGTATACACACGCACATCACAACGAACCCATAAGAGACCCCGAAATGTTGTAAAGATGTCACTGGAACATCTCTCAAAGGGTGGGACAGGGTGCCTGCGGTCTTTTCCAGTGGGTTTTCAATCGTACGCAATTTCACCAGTGTGTGTGGTGCCTTGGAAACAAATGCTGTTTTCCCtcgaaaaagaagtgccagaactcaccatgaacacctccctccttctcttagcATGGCAGTGGCACTTGacaaaaagccctgctccaaaCGTAACCCCCACACAAatgggagatgggggggggagctgcctggACTGCCAAGTAGTCATGAGAATATTCCCTGGATTTCTGTCCAAAAGCCTGGAGGGGTAGAAGTAGAAAATTCTCCTGTATAGTCAGatgttttttacacacacacgcatacactTGCTATGAAGCCATTTCATATGTTTCTTTTCAAAAAGGTGTATAGGAGCTGGAGAGAAAATGAAGCAAAAATGAACAGAGGTATTTGACACTTTGCATAGGAGGAGAAATTGTATCTGCTGTTGCTGCCCTTTCCCCCAATTCAACCATTCCTTCTTCCATGTTATCTTTGCACTTTGTAACATAAATTTCCCCCAGCATTTTATGCCCCAGTGTTTCATATAGCCACAGAAGGCCTCTGATTATTGGTTTGTGATATAGCGATCTTCAGGTAATGACCCTTTATGATTTGCAGGTGGCTTAGTCCTGTATTGGAATGAGGATGTATACTTCCTACAGTTAGCAAAACCTTTGAAGTTACTTTTGCAACAGTATGATTGCTTTGTCAGATTCACAGTTGGCCTTAATTTCCTATAGCAGTACCTTTACACTTTCTCAAGTTTTTGAACAGTAGATTATTAAGAGATATATACCATAATATGATGAGATTTCTCTTTCAGAGGCTACGTGAAGGAGTGCTGAGAGACTTTGAGAGGCAGCATCGTAAGCAAGAAAATCTTCGCCTTTTGGAGCAACAGATTGCTTTGACTGAGCAACttgaaatggaaagaagcaaaatGCTCATGGGAAAAGAATCTTCACAGTAAGGGCAGGGAAGAGTTGGGGTCTCCCTTTTCATTTCAGTTATTTAAATGTCTTCGTATTTGTTGGAACAGTCTTTGTTTTGCTGGGCTTCTCGCATAATAAAAGTGACTGCCAGTTCACAATGGATACTAATGTGTACATGAGCGAGATGATGAGCCGTCATGATGATGAAGCCACAAGGACATCGCCTTCAGAAGGGCTGGAAGAAGGAGAAGTGGAAGGAGAAACTCTTCTCATAGTAGAGTCTGAAGATCAGGCATCTGTGGATTTGAGTCACGATCAGAGTGGAGACTCTATAAATAGTGATGAAGGGGACACATCCTGGACAGAAGAGATGTCTTATTACTGTGAAAGATGTCAGAAATGGATACCAGCAAGTAAGGCTTCCTAATTCTtgattattttaaataataaaaacgtGTCCTGTGTTTTGCCCTTCTGACCTCAAGGCCGTGGTCAGGAAGACCTACAAGATTGTGACCCTTGCTGAGCTGGGCCTTCAGGAAGCAGATCAGACGAAAGCCACTTGAAAGCACATCCTTCCCAAGGCACAAACCTAGCAAAAGGGGATTCCTTTTTCCACATGACTTGTAGTCCACAATCATGAGTGAGAGGCAGACCTCAGAAGCTTCCTGGGCCTCCTGCTTGCTGGTAAATCAGCTATGCCCCTTTCAGAAGAAAGAATGAGTGGATGtcccattcccctttttaaaacatGGGGAGGATTTCCCGAAGAACACCATTGGCAGGAAGGCAGAGATCATGCTGCGCAGGACCCACAAGCCTTAGCCATCAGAGCCTTTATGGCAGCTTCCTTCATGGCAAGTGTATGCTTCCTCTAAGCTCAGCCCCTTCTGCTGGATGTTGCCCATAGCACCCCCCATCAGCACTAGGGACTATGAAAACTAGTTAAAGCCTGTTCCTACACAAAGATTCAACTGCATATGCTCTTCAGTTTTCAGCCCTAGCAGAGTCCACTGGCATGTGAACTTAAAGGCCAAGGCTAGCCTCTCCAGTGATCCCTTTAGAAGGGGCTAGACTAGCCTCTTAGGGAATGGCTGGATGGCGTTCACAGGAACTACATAAAAGCTAtagataagattttttttctatttgagaaaaaaaaatctgcatgcaCAATTCTTAAGATTTCAAAAGGAATTGCACTTATGATACATCacatatatcacatatatatCTCCAAAATAGAGACAGATGTGCCCACCAATTGAGGTTACATGGATTTCTGTAAGAGGTGATTAACCAAGCAAAATGCAGAGTGGATGAATGCTGTTGGGATGAACCCCATTTGTGCTGTTTTGTACCTTGCTCGTAATGTGTTGCTGTGTAGGCCCCATTTGTTGGGAAAGAAGGCCtaaggttttgtttgcttgtttacagATCAGGTGAGAGAACAGATCACCTATCTCAAAGGTGATAATTTTTTCAGATTTACTTGCTCTGATTGCTCAGAAGATGGGAAGGAACAGTTTGAACGGCTGAGGCTAACTTGGCAGCAGGTAAGTAACAAGCAGACCCTTAGTAATTGCACCCAAACTGGATTTCACATTTCTGTGTATTACAATAAGGTGCAAGGGGGAGGGGTTGTTAGCAAGCTTCTAAGTGTGACTCTAAGGTTTTATATTTGCTTACCCTTAAAGGTACATGACTATTTTGGAGTCTAAAAAAACTCATTGCAAAAAGccagattaattttttttaatttgagaGTTCTTTATTTGTTATGTAAACACAGAAAGGAAATTATATTTTGGCCATGGATTGTTAAAATAATTGTTCCAAATTTAATCAGCTGTGCTGCCTTTTTGGCATTGCAGTACACAACTGAGAAACATGGAATGTGCTCATAGAGTAGCCTTGACCCTCCAAAAATCAGGAGGTTAGCAAGGTAGATAATACAACTTGTGCTGGTCCAGCATCTCCTCTAGTGGATAGATGGGGAACCACATTGACAGTAATGTGGACTCTGTGAAACTCAATGTGTTATatgtgcagagggccttcttggtagtgacaccctccctgtggaatgccctcccttcagatgtcaagtagataaataattacacaacttttacaggacatctgaaggcagccctgtatcgggagatTTTAACACTTGGTATTTATGTTTTCAGATATGTTGTAAACCGCCAGAATGGccggggaaataataataataataataataataataataataataataatgatgatgaagaaaTCTTATGACTAGCCAAGGAATGATTCACAGCTCTGTAAATTGTTTCACGTATAGGAGGCCTGGTTTTCTAGGTGTGTCAGCTTAGTAAGATTTTATCTGGTGCTGAAGCTGGTACACTTTTCagtcaccatgttggctactgggAAGCAGTGTTTTTAACAATAGACATACTGTAACAGACATTACTTCCTCTATAGTCACCCCTAAGTTACATTTCCAAGGCTGCTTTGATTTCTACATGTGAATCAATTTGCAAATGTTTGAAACAACCTTAAGCCATGTATCAATAACCTAGATATTCTGTATACCCATGATATCACTTTAAGTAAGAGATAACATTTAGTAATAGCACCGGACTCACCCCAGTGTCCAAGGCAACACCACAAATACAGTGTGCTGAGAATACACCCGCATAAGCAATATTGACGGAGAAATGCCTTTTTGATACTGCAGTACCTCATCACACACAAATCACAACCCCACAAACAAGTATACCGCGGGTGTTTCAACAATTTGAGTGCACTTaattctgtggtctaaaccactgagcctagggcttgccaatcggaaggtcggcgattcgaatccccacgacggggtgagctcctgttgcttggtccctgctcctgccaacctagcagttcgaaagcacgtcaaagtgcaagtagataaagaggtaccgctccgtcaggaagataaactgcgtttccatgcgctgctctggttttgccagaagcggcttagtcatgctggccacatgacccggaaaaactgcagacaaacgtcaagctccctcggccagtaaagcaagatgagcgctgcaaccccagagtcgttcacgactggacttaactgtcagggggtcctttactttttttttactaaaagcaTAGTAGATGTACATAGAAGAGTACATTCTAAACATCTTTGCATTCGGAAGCTTAAATTCCATTAAATATAACATGCACACGCATACAACAATTCTTTCAACAGAATGACATACAGAGAAGGAAGCATAGATAGTTCAGTATTGCACATGTGTGGAGACAAACCCCAGGAAACTAGTTCAAGTCCAACAGTGCCTCTGTAAAGGGAAGAAGCCTTTTTCTCGGGCTCCCTGCTCCTATTCCAACACTCTTCCAATAGACAGTGGCCTGAAGACTACTTAGGCTACTCCTGGGCGATGTCTTCAGTTAAATTAGATATTATACTAGGTAAACTGTGGGAGATACTTTGCAGTTTAGCCAGACTGCTCCAGTGCCAAGAGACAAGTTGCCTTCACTCCTTGCTGACAGATGACATACCATAATGAAATAGAGAAAGTCCATTTGCATAGTGGCTTACTTAGACAAATTACATGTAGTCAGTTGACTGACATGCTAATCCCATTCCCTAAATTGCCTCCTGAAGATACCTGAAGTAAATTGCAAGTAGGACTACTACCCCACAATATAGAAGAAAAACTATTAACTATGTTTTATTTGTGAATATTGGAGTCAAGGGAATGGTGTTGGCTAATCTAATCAGttataaaatttcaaaatttctttaataaataaatttctcaGTTATCCTTCTCCAAGCTGTAAATTGCCTGACAAGGTTTATGCTCCAATTCCTTCTTAAAGCATACTGCTTGGTTAAATATGTGTTTTAACCAAGTCTGTCATCAGATTAACTACATTGCAAGAGTGTATTTTTAAGTTTCA carries:
- the LOC128418001 gene encoding protein PET117 homolog, mitochondrial encodes the protein MSTVSKAVLAASVAVSGAVVAGVHLQQSRVRERLREGVLRDFERQHRKQENLRLLEQQIALTEQLEMERSKMLMGKESSQ